The following nucleotide sequence is from Sander vitreus isolate 19-12246 chromosome 11, sanVit1, whole genome shotgun sequence.
GGTGATGCGACCGGGAGCATCTGGCATTCCTGAGTTTGACCTGTCCAGGATAATCCCATCAGAAAAGCCCAGCCAGACTCTGTCTTACTTCCCCCGAGGTGGGGGAGACAACCCTGGAGGAAAACCACCACACCCCTCTGGCTTCCCCATGCAGGGCATGATGGGCGATGGACCACCGAGGATGGGGATGTCCATGCACGGGATGGGGGGGATGCCAGGGGGGCCTGGCGGGGGAATGGGCCCCCAAGACATGTCAATGGGCAACCCTGGCCACAACTCTATGCGGCCACCAGGATTCATGGGCCAAGGCATGATGGGCCCCCAGCACCGGATGATGTCTCCTGGGGGTCCGGGAGGGATGATGCAGGGGAGACAAATGGCTCACCCAGGCCCTGGTGGCTCACCTAATATGATGATGTCACTGCAGGGCATGGGCGGCCCCCCGCAGCAGACAATGATGATGGGGGGTCAGATGAGGCCACGTGACATGGACATGGGGTTCAGTCCAGGCCCTGGAATGTTCTAATCCAACATAAACCTTGTATGTAGAATGTTCTTGGACAATACACAAGGATGGAGTAAAGGTGATGGTGTGTGGAGAATGTTCAGAAAACTCTGATGGACTCAAGCAAAGGACGTATAATACAAGAGAGGATGTACCCAGAAATGAACAGAATGGAGTTAACCAGTCACCTAGTAATGTCCTGTGGGAACTTTTCCAATGGAGACTCAGACAGGCCCAGATTGGAGTACTTTTGCCACaagaacatttaattttgactcaTGAACTTCAGAATGTATGGGATTGTTGTGCATCAATTTCGCAAAACTGTTCTTGTGTTTTTTGAATATCTGACTATAAAGATGACTTTCAACATCAAAGAGGACTCAACCTAACTCAAAGTCAGCGTGGAGATGCTACAGTATATGtctacttttttcaacaacaaaaaaaaaaaacaacaaataatttgTCATGAAAGTGGTATGGAACAAGAGAAAGGAATAAGAATTTGTGCTTTGTGAAGACTTTAGTGGAACTCCATCTTGTCTCTCGCTCCATTGTTTTGACTGtttctgtacagtatatacgtgtgagagtgtgtgcgtgcttgacagactgtatgtttgtgtggtatgtatgtatgtgtctgtatgtatagGCATTCTATCAGTGACCTCTCAACTCCTCTTACCCAACTTTAATTGGGGGGAGGAATGCCCCCTAAAAATACTGTACTGTTTACCATTGGTGGGCTATTCGAATTTTAGTCTATTTTAATTTCCTTTGTAACTCCAGTGTATAACAAACCAAACTATGACCTCATTAAGATAATAGTATTATTAAAAAAGCACAAACATGGACCGTCTGCAGAAAGCGtcttttttctctatttttacCATTGAGAGcaacacattgtgtgtgtgtgagaatccTGGCAGCTTTGCAGCACAATGATAATCCCCTGTCCATTTCAAGTTGTCGATGACATTTGATTTGGTGCTCCAAAACTTTCAGGACTCAACTTTCGCCAGCGTGAATAATACTGCTAGTACCCAGATGTGCTATGTGTGTTCTTCttgttcctgtttgttttgACTCTTGTTGACTCTGGGTAATAATCATTCCCACAGCAATAATCCCCCCCAATGGTCATCAGAATGGGACAGGCTGAATGCCACACAGGTATGCCAGGTATTATAGAACTAGAGCTAGGTAGATCTGGTTAAATTTTGTAAGGCAGGTGTGGTGTCCAGAGTGAGACACGcagaaatgtaaacaagtaCTGCTTACCATCCAGTTgacttcctctcttttctctattGTATAAGCTTGTCATGTGTTTCTCCATTGGCTTTGGTGCAGAATAGCCTACCAGGGCTGTGGTGATGGACTACAAATAAAAGATATTGTTTTGGTATATACATGTTGTCtatggaatgtgtgtgtgcatgtatgggTCCACGTGGCTCTTGACTATTCACATTTAGTCAGTTATGTGGTTATGTCTTTGTCATTCTACACGTCAAACTAGAACAACtagaacaaataaacaaaagagaGCAAGTCATACAGAAAAGCAGCCATgccaatttgacattttatcagGAGTTACTTGGTAAAAGCTACTTTAGAGGACACCACACTTCCAAAATCGATGCAAGCATGTTGATGCATTTGAACTCTAACAAACTAGTTGTGCTTTAGTAACCTGAATTTCACTTCGCTGGTAGGAATAGTACAGAGCCCCTTATGTTTCATTAGCCAAAGAAAAGAGACTTAACATTGATCAAAATCTTTATTCATGACTCACCCAATCCAAACCTTTATTTTAAGCAGCAGGtcatgggaaactcccactgtAATGTACAATTCCTGTTATTGTAACAGGTCTATATAATGGGCATGAATACATTATACTGTGGTCTGATGGTACCAACAAATCCCAACAAGAAGGCAACCTAATGTTTCACTCTTAATACAAACTAGCAGAATTATTCAATTTCTGCATATTCATAACATGGTTATGAAGACATCTACCTACACACTGTCCCTAACACACAACTAATCCCCAACGTAAGATACAGTACATGAACTGCTTAGCGTTCCGCTTAGGAATAAAGTGATTAAATATGAAGGATTTGATTgtgaacacaaccaaatagacaGAATAATTGCATCAGCAATCAGATACTGGCATTGGTGCCGCATTGGTCAACCTTTAAAATATACAAAGTATTCATACCCCTTGACCTTTTTCCATATTTTGTCACATTACAACCACAAAGTGGTGCATAATTGTGAAGTGGAAGGAAAATGATAACatggttttcagtttttttttacaaataaactGAAAAGTGTGGCGTGGAAAAGTATTCAGCCCCCCTGAGTCAATACTTTGGAGAACCACCTTTCACTGCAATTACAGCTTCAAGTCTTTTGGGGGCATGTATCTGCCAGCTATGCACTTCTAGAGACTGACATGTTTGCCCATTCTTCTTTGCAAAATAGCTAAAGCTCAGTCAGATTGGATGGAAAGTGTCTGAACAGCAATTTTCAAGTCTTGCCAGAGATTCTCAATTGGATTTAGGTCTGGATTTTGACTGGGCCATTCTAACACTTGAATATGCTTTGATCTAAACCATTCCGTTGTAGCTCTGGCTGTATGTTTAGGGTCACTGTCCTGCTGGAAGGTGAACCTCTGCCccagtctcaagtcttttgcagACTCTAACAGGTTTTCTTGTAAGATTGTCCTGTATTTGGCTCTATCTTCCCATCAACTCGGACCAGCTTCCCCGTCCCTGCTGAAGAAAAGCATCCCCACAGCATGATGCTGCCGCCACCATGTTTCACGTTGTGGATGGTGTGTTCAGGGTGATGTGCAGTGTTAGTTTTCCGCCAACATAGCGTTTTGCATTTAGGCCAAAAACTTCCAATTTTGGTCTCATCTGACCAGAGCACCTTCCTCCACGTGTGCTGTGTCCCCCACATGGCTTGTGGCAAACTGCAAACGGGACTTCTTACGGCTTTGTTTCAACAGTGGCTTTCTTCTTGCCACTCTTCCATAGAGGCCCGATTTGTGGAGAGCACGACTAATAGTTGTCCTGCGGACAGATTCTCCCACCTGAGCTGTGGATCTCTGCAGCTCCGCCAGAGTTACCATGGGCCTCTTGGGTGCTTCTCTGAACAATCCTCTCTTTGCCCGGCCTGTCAGTTCAGGTGGACGGCCGCGTCTTGGTAGGTTTGCAGTTGTGCCATGCTCTTTCCATTTCCGGATGATGGATTGAACAGTGCGCCACGAGACGTTCAAATCTTgggatatttttttataacctaACCCTGCTTTAAACTTCTCCACAACTTTATCCGTGACCTGTCTGGTATGCTCCTTGGGCTTCATGATGCAGTTTGTTCACTAATGTTCACGCTAACAAACCGCTGAGGCCTTCACAGAACAGCTGTATTTATACTGAGATTAGATCACACACAGGCGGACTCTATTTACTAATTAGGTGACTTCTGAAGGCAATTGGTTGCACTGGATTTTATTTAGGGGTATCAGAGTAAAGGGGGACTGAATACTTTCGCATGCCacacttttcagttttttatttgtaaaaaaactttttttttccacaattaCGCACCGCTTTGTGTTGGTCTAGCACATAAAATCCCAATGAAATACATTCACATTTGTGGTTGTAACgtgacaaaatgtggaaaagttcaaggggtatgaatacttttgcaagccTCTGTACATATTTTAGTGTAAGAATAAATTGCAGCAATTATTTGAACTTCTAAGGAAAAGGCTGATAACACTGTAGTTTTCTTTTCAACAAATCCCCAAGAGAGAAATACATCATACAAACAAGTATCACCTGTGAAGGCAACCCTGATATAgtgtattcctctgtgccatagacaCTCCACTATTGTCTAAAAACTATTATACACATACAGGAGTATTTCATTGCAATGGACacgggcactgtagtttattttgagtcaatcatACGTACTGTCCTTGTGCAGCAAATACTTACTAGAACACCACATTTCTACCAATctacagctgaaaatagtccccaacattTGCACAATTTACTAAACTTTAAAACTAGTGTCCAGCTATTTTAGCAAATGACTTAGACTTTGAAAAATGGAGGTATGTATTTGTATCTCCTGAAGATTTATGACTTGAGAGGGGGCAGACTTTgttggttttagtctttttgGGGGTTGTTGACAAATTATTCTGCACTTAAACTTGTCAATAGACCATAACAATTAATCTACCTGATTGGAACATTTTACTGCCATGGATACATGGAAATCATGAATTCTGAAAAAAGGTGGCTGTAATCCAGGACTCCCAAGAAAGTTTCCCCTGGTGATGGTAGCTGGATGGAGTGAGAACGGAggatgtaaaaagaaaagaaaaaagaaaatgatgcaTGGTAACTGTCGGAGTGTAATGCCATTGGTAGCACTGTGCTGAGCTGTGAAGGTTTGTTCAGGGTTCGGTCAAGCCCTCTGTGCTGTTACAAAGCGAGTGGTAGAGTTCAGAGCTCAGGGAGTATGCTGAGAGGACTTGTTTGAACTCCTCCAGGGGGCAGTAGACTCCACTACACCCTGGTATAAGTTGATCCTATAGAAAGACAAGCAACTTAAGAGTAAAACACAAGGGGTGGAAAATGCAACAGCTCatcaaataaacataaacatagacACATTCTCACCCCCTACCTCGCCTACGTATGACACTTTAACAAAGGACCTGTTGGTCTGCCGGTGTTGGTGCAGCTCCAGAGTGATATCGGCAGCATATGGTGGCCATCTCATGTCAAAAATCCCCAGAGACATCAGACAGGGTATCAAAGTAGTGTCATGTGCAGAGTACAAAAACAACTTCCTGTTTGAGAGAGGATTGCAACAGTAAACCATTTAAAGACCAAACACAATCAAGTTCGTGCAACAAATGGGTGACCATCCAGAGATGTCCAACCTTTTTGGCTCTGATGAGATGTCCCCTAGTTTCTCCTCAATGTTGGCCAACAATGTCTGCAGGAGGGGTCCCACACACAGCTGTAAGTTCTCCCTGTCAAAAACGAAATGAGAATGAAAAACGAAAAAGAATGAAAGGTGGCCTCTTAAACTCAAAACAAATGGTCTACATCACATCGGAGATAGTCTACTATCTCTGCTGACTTTGTTGAATCTAACCTGTTGCTGGGTTCATACACATGGTAGATCATGTCCACAGCTCTCTGTTCCACTTTATTCCTCCAGGTGTCCAGCACTGATGGGCAGGGCAGGCCGTGCGTCTGTTAATGTGCAGAGACTTGACAGTCAGTATCAGCTCTGCTGTTGAGCAATACAAACCTCAAAAAAGGAACTTACAACACCTTATTCCAGAGCTGTCATTTTATTAtgagtagggctgtcaaacgattaattttttttaatcgcgatgaatcgctgaagttctatagttaatcgcgattaatcgcatattttatcacgattaaaattctattattttgcatttcagaacagtttttaagtacatattaacaatggaaagcaattcttaccagtgtatcttgattgggaatcaaatgaattcaaagaaagttactttatgaacttgattttaagatttaaaattatttatttactgtaaacaaaagaaaaatgtgtgaatctgtcattattgcacaattcctccaagtacctaactaaaaaactaaaaatccctatccttaccagagtcaatatagtgtaaataatgttgattactcactgacgtccagtgatcaccggttaatgagacagcgtttgcagcaccttgcagctgttcagtgtggctgctttctccgtgtcatacaggctgtgtgtccgtgaaaactactgtccccgtcgacggcaacgagacaggtcaaccgtagtacatctttaagacccgagtcctctacgatgctgacaggtctgcagttacttgccacccgttttgcaagagctgtagtcattttttgtgatttggtttcatccacaggtcggcaagtagcatgctagcggtagcatcacgttaactgaactgtatgcttagctccgtaggtggtagctcaagcttgatgtgcttcggtgatattttaattcggctttacacaatgtgctttcgacttgtctacgagccgtccgggagttttggaaaataaaaaactctattcaggatttcattgctgctgtgtttctccatcatgcctgcagcctgcagcagcaggatgtgtgtacgaggaagtggcagcttgatgataagtaacggtgctgcaaagggtcaaaatagtagcctgtcaggcacgacgcaaagctgagtgaagtgtaaaataaattaacaaatgccggcatgcgattaaaaaaaattggtcGCGTTATGcttggcccttaatcgcatcgcgattaacgcgttaacgctgacagccctaattatgaGATCATTGTTTCCCATTTTTCCCTTCAGTTATTTTCCAAAATAGTTTTTATTGTGGGCAACTTAACAGTAAAGAGGGCGTAGATTTTAAGCAGTGACAGTAAAACCTACCAGTagctttattttctgtttatgtggATTTTAGACGTACTGACTCAGAAATGTGCTGATTTAATTTGTCTGCTAGTTTGAATTAGTTGTAACTGATGGATCCGAACATAATCAGCCCGATTGTTAGGTAGGGCTTCAGTTCACTTGGCTTTGGCtggtgagggaaaaaaaaaataaaaaatcagcaAATACAGAAAAGGCCAAAAAAGTCACCCCTTCTTCTTATTTCAGATCTTGTGGTGGCCCCAGTGTGCACACTTACAGTAAAATATGgttatttgaagaaaaaaaaaatgcccctCTAAAGTCTGATATACAATTGATCATCCAGTAATGAATTTCATTCACTGACTGAATTAGAAATGATTTTAAGATATCTTCAATTACAGCCATGAGTAAATATTGTCAATGTTTAGACTCAAACCATGCAGTTATTTTAGCTTGTTAAAATCTCTAGAAACTTGATGAACTCTGTTGTGGAGTTTCATCTTGCATAACTAGCAGCTTGCTGGGTTTCCGCTTCAAGCTAGGCCAAGTCTTCATAATAATCATATGTATTCTGATAGCTTGTGGTGAGACCTAATAAAAGTCATATGAATCATGATGCGGCGGTGTCACCTCTCTGGCAACCATGTCGTCCCTAATGAGGATGAAGTCAATGTGCTGGTGAGCAGCAATGCCCAACGCGCTCTGGATGCTCTGCAGATCTGCTGCAATGTCTGGCAGCGTGGACGACTCTGCCCAGCGGTGGctgcacagaacacacacagtgtcagcctcaaaacacagacacaccacgACAACCTGTCAGAGGCATCTCAACTGTGCTAATCACTTTGCACAACACGTTATTCTAGATTTTAGTTTTGGGTAGCTAGTGCAAAGGATGTTTGAGGCCTGGTATGGAAATATACTCTACGTACCTGGCAAGGAGTTTGAGCAGCTTGCATCCATGGTAGTTAGGATACAGGATTTCAGATTCTGCCTCCGTTGTTAATATAGGCACAATTTCTTTGAGTAGGAcagataaatataaaaacagatttgATGAGATccagaataaaacaaataacatcATGCACATGTGGATTTCTACCCTACCTTGTTGTTTTTGCTCAAACAGCCCTGCTACCAGGCACTTGGCAGATTCAATGGTCCTTACAATGTTAGTGGAGCGCACactaaatatgaaaaaaaaaaaaaaaaaggtcatggAAGGCAGCCAAGTTCTAAATAATTAAGCATTTAGGCTGAAACAGTATGTTTTGTAATACGCTCATAaccaaaatgtatcaaaacTGCAGTGTGCAGGATGGTGTTTGTGTTCTTGCTACCCTTCACAATTTGCAACACTTACTAGACCTCAGCTGGGCTAAAGGTTGAGCTAAGGAAAGGAATCTCCTCAATGTATCTCTTCCTCAGCCTCTTGCCTAGCTCATACAGCTGCTGCATGCCCACTGTGGTCAGCTGACCGGGGAACGTGCCACCCTGCCAAGTGACACAAACAGGATCAGCTTTTACTCACAGATGTGGCCTAACAAACACAACCTGCGATGGCATGCAGGAATCCAGAGCGAATGTGATTCAAGGATGGCAGGAGTCCATATTGTCCGATTTAGCTTTCTATGCTAAATCCAGGGCAGTAAACCTCTTTTAGCAGAGCAGCACAGGAATCTATCTCTATGGACACACTGGCTGGCAAACATATATCACTGGGAAACTCTGCACACAGTTCAGTGGCATTACAGTGAGGAGTTGAATAAATGAATCCGCTTTAATGTCATCTATAAGGCTTTGTAATGAATCCTAGTGGCCACTAGAGGGAGAAAGGCTTCTGAATCCACAAGGTACTTCACATCTATGAAGGGCAAGAACATCCAAATAGACTATAAAAACTATTTGATCCCAAATCAGTTGCGATTACACACAGGTGAtcgtattttatatataaaacaacAGGCCTTTACCACAGCAGCTATAAACTTGTCAATGACTTGTCTTAgtaaagcccctttcacacatgcactgtaaACCTGAAATTAGCAATTAGCAAGCAACAAGTGAGCGGGTTGACGATGTTTTATGCCACACATGcaaaaccagaagaaaacaaacacccAAAGGTGAAGAATCAGggtgatttacatgaaaacggCAACGAAAACGTCTAAATGGAGAGACGACGAGATCGGGAACGTCTGTCGGTAAGAGCCGACACAGAAATGGTCAGAACAGCAAAAGGTttggttgtttatgaccaaataatgACTGGCTCTGTGAAGAGGTTCCGTCATGTCCTGTCTGTTGCACACTCCACCCAGCGCCACTCCTAAATCAAACGGAAtatttccagtaagtgagaATGCATGTGACAcggacaatctcctgttgtgtgctacatgtgtaACTCCGGACTATGTCGGGACCAATTCCTCGGACATAGTCCGGAGTTCATATGTGAAAAAGGCTTAAGTAAACTGTGCCAGATTGCACAAGGCCCTGGCACATGCACACCTAAATTGAATGACATGTTTCCAGTTGCTACAGGTCTAAATGTCCGCCGTGAAAAAGTACTGTATGTAATTGGCTATTCTAACGCCTTTTACCAGGAACCAAGTACACAAATTTGTTTCCATTTAGCTCTTTTCTTGTCTGACCGAACTCAACAGCACAAAGCACACATACTCACGTTCAGTATGTTTTTCCGATAGCTGTCTTCTACAGGAGCTGGGGGTCTGGGGCCACCATGAAGATCTGTCACTTCAtagttgatgtgtgtgtgtgctggaggCTCCAAGAGCGTTGGCACCCATTGGGCCTTTGACGAGACAAATGTGCCCAGACAAATAATTTTTATTATATACAGATATTATGTGACACTACATTTGTTTAACGCAGACAAGCACTAAAGTAGTTGATTAAATGCAGAAAAAGAGTTTTACCTCTATCACATCAGGTATTGACTTCAGTGGTGTTCGAGCGCCATGTCGGAACAGGACTTGGACCAGTTTAAGTTCATAGTGAGAACTGAGATTTGTGTCAGCAGATGAGCAACTGGAACCAGCCTGGTCCGGTTCAGTCTTCTTCTGTGACCACAGTAGTGAACCAAAAGCCATTGACATCGAACCTAAAACACCTGCTTTGGTCCAAAGACTCCTCATGGCTGCGCTGTGAACAAAACAGACACATGGTTTTGGTGTCTGAATTAACTACACATGCATTAGGGTTAATAGTAAGAGGAAGATTaagagaactttttttttttaacatgacagtaaaaaataaataatttcagtAACAATCCATGTACAATAACCctgtcacacaaacatacagttaTTAACAATGTAAACAATATCATCACTGTCAAATACAAATCTATACGAACTGTATATACTGTCATATCCACCTACCTCATGTATACAAACAACCTGTTACATTAATCACTCTATATTTATTCCAGCACATTTTGCACTCTGCATCATTAGACTATTGTCTTACTGTCTACACAtagtattgttgttgtttacacaCCTATATATAATAGTAGGACAGAGAATATTGATAAGACCCCCCATCACAACTTTCTAAAGagcaatttgacattttcatatTACGTGTTTGGTTTGACCAACACTCAaaaacccaaagaaattcagtttatcacaaagaCGACAAAACAGCAACATATACACATTTGAGGAGAACCTTCAGCATTTTTGCTTAACAAAACGCCATAAATGATAGCTAAGTcagttattaaaatagttgccgaGTAATCCACTAACGTTAATCCTTTTATTTTGGCGagctgcttttttaaatgaccgATTAATCTACAGATTACTTTCTCTATGAAATGCcaaaaattgtttattttatatataacgTATAACTGTTTTAG
It contains:
- the acp6 gene encoding lysophosphatidic acid phosphatase type 6, coding for MRSLWTKAGVLGSMSMAFGSLLWSQKKTEPDQAGSSCSSADTNLSSHYELKLVQVLFRHGARTPLKSIPDVIEAQWVPTLLEPPAHTHINYEVTDLHGGPRPPAPVEDSYRKNILNGGTFPGQLTTVGMQQLYELGKRLRKRYIEEIPFLSSTFSPAEVYVRSTNIVRTIESAKCLVAGLFEQKQQEIVPILTTEAESEILYPNYHGCKLLKLLASHRWAESSTLPDIAADLQSIQSALGIAAHQHIDFILIRDDMVARETHGLPCPSVLDTWRNKVEQRAVDMIYHVYEPSNRENLQLCVGPLLQTLLANIEEKLGDISSEPKRKLFLYSAHDTTLIPCLMSLGIFDMRWPPYAADITLELHQHRQTNRSFVKVSYVGEDQLIPGCSGVYCPLEEFKQVLSAYSLSSELYHSLCNSTEGLTEP